One Saccharomycodes ludwigii strain NBRC 1722 chromosome VI, whole genome shotgun sequence DNA segment encodes these proteins:
- the PFS1 gene encoding Pfs1p (similar to Saccharomyces cerevisiae YHR185C | PFS1 | Prospore Formation at Spindles) — translation MSYYNRAKFLTTNDNKLNTSNSSLNIKPNKNLLENDKPFNVTNSGIKKNEDYTKKQLLGCNNQETVIKKASPQKNVAMNQAGLLVDNSKPRIESSMVAHANCSSNNNKNSISSYRANAQRAGAAEPPSMERWYYSQNNMLGDYNNIFNDVNDYLDFAYQSFPSYFNPRAASNMPSKEKVVHWMESVPIYQVAENIWENDCYSVETNLDWEEVKFDEEIEDLFKTHYCSLVSQEDIIQFQCKRVDTLVKKLYALTDKTMQKYEEDNDAVYYDNNDNDFLDE, via the coding sequence atgagCTATTACAATAGAGCTAAATTTCTAACTACAAATGACAACAAATTAAACACTAGTAATTCCAGTTTAAACATAAAACCTAACAAAAATTTGCTTGAAAATGACAAACCTTTTAATGTTACTAACAGCggtatcaaaaaaaatgaagattatacaaaaaaacaattactCGGTTGCAATAATCAAGAAACTGTTATCAAAAAAGCTAGCCCGCAGAAAAATGTTGCAATGAATCAAGCAGGGTTATTAGTAGATAATTCTAAACCTAGAATTGAATCCAGTATGGTTGCACATGCAAATTGTTccagtaataacaataaaaatagtatcAGTAGCTATAGAGCAAATGCACAAAGGGCAGGAGCTGCAGAACCTCCCTCTATGGAACGGTGGTATTATTCCCAAAACAATATGCTGGGCgactataataatatattcaatGATGTTAACGATTATCTGGATTTTGCGTATCAGTCCTTCCCCAGTTATTTCAATCCTAGAGCTGCAAGTAATATGCCCAGCAAAGAAAAAGTGGTTCATTGGATGGAAAGTGTTCCCATCTACCAAGTAGCTGAAAATATATGGGAAAATGATTGTTATTCGGTAGAGACCAATTTGGATTGGGAAGAAGTAAAGTTTGACGAAGAAATTgaagatttatttaaaacgcATTACTGTTCTTTAGTTAGTCAAGAAGATATTATCCAATTCCAATGCAAAAGAGTTGATACGTTGGTTAAAAAACTATATGCACTGACCGACAAAACTATGCAAAAATATGAAGAAGATAATGATGCAGTTTATTACGATAATAACGATAATGATTTTCTTGATGAATAA
- the MTM1 gene encoding Mtm1p (similar to Saccharomyces cerevisiae YGR257C | MTM1 | Manganese Trafficking factor for Mitochondrial SOD2) produces the protein MSQKNISNKSNRQSSSDNNSNNTQINIHQRMVSACVGSILTSFILTPMDVVRIRIQQQQILPKCGCTTLPHQVPNSNNTLLQPYINKGKLFWQEQCFRNITCDNSLRFDNTVDAFRKISRIEGLNALWRGLSITLLMAIPSNVVYFSGYETLRDYSPLNANFPTINPLVCGALARTIAATTIAPLELLKTRLQSIPSIKSNSLKIFKDLMQETKIEINSLGYKALFKGLEITLFRDVPFSAIYWGSYEFYKKNFWVSPTSSSNGQTNANWIHFLNSFLGGSLSGALAALITHPFDVGKTRLQISIIQNNDNKNQQQKTQNLDKNMFKYLNNIRKLEGITALYAGLVPRVVKVAPSCAIMISTYEISKKFFQNS, from the coding sequence ATGAGTCAAAAGAATATATCGAATAAATCGAACCGGCAATCTTCTTCAGAtaacaatagcaataatactCAGATAAATATACATCAAAGAATGGTAAGTGCATGTGTTGGGTCTATTTTAACTTCCTTTATTTTAACGCCAATGGATGTAGTAAGAATACGtattcaacaacaacaaatattgCCAAAGTGTGGCTGTACAACTTTACCGCATCAAGTTCccaatagtaataacacATTATTGCAAccatatattaataaaggAAAGTTGTTTTGGCAAGAACAATGTTTTAGAAACATAACTTGCGATAATAGTCTTAGATTCGATAACACTGTGGATGCATTCAGAAAAATTTCGAGAATAGAGGGTTTAAATGCACTTTGGAGAGGATTGAGTATAACCTTATTGATGGCAATTCCTTCAAATgtagtttatttttcagGTTACGAAACACTGCGAGATTATTCTCCGCTCAATGCAAACTTTCCTACTATAAATCCATTGGTGTGTGGTGCATTAGCAAGAACAATAGCCGCCACAACAATTGCGCCCTTAGAGTTGTTAAAAACCAGATTACAAAGTATACCTTCCATAAAGTCTAATTCATTAAagatttttaaagatttgaTGCAAGAAACcaaaatagaaattaaCTCCTTGGGATATAAAGCCTTATTTAAGGGTTTAGAAATTACATTGTTCAGAGATGTCCCGTTCAGTGCCATTTATTGGGGTTCCTACGAGTTTTATAAGAAAAACTTTTGGGTATCTCCGACATCTTCATCTAATGGTCAGACCAATGCTAATTggattcattttttaaatagtttTCTTGGTGGTAGCTTAAGTGGCGCATTAGCAGCACTAATAACTCATCCATTTGATGTGGGTAAGACAAGATTACAGATTtcaataatacaaaataatgacaataaaaatcaacAGCAAAAAACTCAAAACttggataaaaatatgtttaaatatttgaataatattagaaaaCTAGAAGGTATAACAGCTCTCTATGCAGGGCTAGTTCCTCGTGTAGTTAAAGTTGCACCAAGTTGTGCAATTATGATTTCAACTTAtgaaatatcaaaaaagttttttcaaaattcaTAA